A single Lactuca sativa cultivar Salinas chromosome 8, Lsat_Salinas_v11, whole genome shotgun sequence DNA region contains:
- the LOC111921941 gene encoding plasmodesmata-located protein 7 isoform X1, protein MAKALATPFLSMLILSLLHSSHSSTNSFIYGGCSQIKYSPGSPYESNLNSLLTSLVNSATYSSYNKYSISGSTQQEVINGVYQCRGDLAMPDCATCVARAVTQLGPLCSQACGGALQLEGCFVKYDNTSFIGVEDKTVVMKKCAPSVGYDPEVMGRRDAVLASLGSSSGLYRVGGSADVEGVAQCVGDLSNGKCQDCVTEAIGRLKSDCGGAVFGDMFLAKCYARYSTSGAHAYATSHHHADGHDEAEKTFAIIIGLLAGVALIIIFLTFMRKAFGRNGK, encoded by the exons ATGGCCAAAGCACTAGCTACTCCTTTTCTCTCTATGTTAATTCTCTCTCTCTTACACTCTTCACATTCCTCCACGAACTCATTCATCTATGGAGGTTGTTCACAGATCAAATACTCACCTGGCTCACCATACGAGTCCAACCTCAACTCACTCCTCACTTCCCTAGTCAACTCAGCCACCTACTCGTCCTACAACAAATACAGCATCTCCGGCTCCACCCAACAAGAGGTAATCAACGGTGTCTACCAATGCAGAGGCGACTTAGCCATGCCGGACTGCGCCACCTGTGTTGCACGTGCAGTGACCCAACTCGGCCCACTCTGCTCTCAAGCTTGCGGTGGTGCTCTGCAGCTAGAAGGGTGTTTCGTCAAGTATGACAACACTAGTTTCATTGGGGTGGAGGATAAGACGGTGGTGATGAAGAAATGTGCGCCGTCGGTTGGGTATGATCCGGAGGTGATGGGGCGGAGGGATGCGGTGTTGGCGAGCTTGGGTTCTTCCAGTGGGTTGTATAGGGTTGGTGGTTCCGCTGATGTAGAAGGGGTGGCTCAGTGTGTCGGGGATTTGAGTAATGGCAAGTGTCAAGATTGTGTGACGGAGGCGATTGGACGGTTGAAAAGTGATTGCGGCGGTGCGGTGTTTGGAGATATGTTTTTGGCCAAGTGTTATGCAAGGTATTCAACGAGTGGAGCTCATGCTTATGCTACTTCTCATCATCATG CAGATGGGCATGATGAAGCCGAGAAGACATTTGCAATAATAATTGGATTATTAGCTGGTGTTGCACTCATTATCATATTCTTAACTTTCATGAGAAAAGCTTTCGGCCGAAACG GTAAATAA
- the LOC111921941 gene encoding plasmodesmata-located protein 7 isoform X2 has translation MAKALATPFLSMLILSLLHSSHSSTNSFIYGGCSQIKYSPGSPYESNLNSLLTSLVNSATYSSYNKYSISGSTQQEVINGVYQCRGDLAMPDCATCVARAVTQLGPLCSQACGGALQLEGCFVKYDNTSFIGVEDKTVVMKKCAPSVGYDPEVMGRRDAVLASLGSSSGLYRVGGSADVEGVAQCVGDLSNGKCQDCVTEAIGRLKSDCGGAVFGDMFLAKCYARYSTSGAHAYATSHHHDGHDEAEKTFAIIIGLLAGVALIIIFLTFMRKAFGRNGK, from the exons ATGGCCAAAGCACTAGCTACTCCTTTTCTCTCTATGTTAATTCTCTCTCTCTTACACTCTTCACATTCCTCCACGAACTCATTCATCTATGGAGGTTGTTCACAGATCAAATACTCACCTGGCTCACCATACGAGTCCAACCTCAACTCACTCCTCACTTCCCTAGTCAACTCAGCCACCTACTCGTCCTACAACAAATACAGCATCTCCGGCTCCACCCAACAAGAGGTAATCAACGGTGTCTACCAATGCAGAGGCGACTTAGCCATGCCGGACTGCGCCACCTGTGTTGCACGTGCAGTGACCCAACTCGGCCCACTCTGCTCTCAAGCTTGCGGTGGTGCTCTGCAGCTAGAAGGGTGTTTCGTCAAGTATGACAACACTAGTTTCATTGGGGTGGAGGATAAGACGGTGGTGATGAAGAAATGTGCGCCGTCGGTTGGGTATGATCCGGAGGTGATGGGGCGGAGGGATGCGGTGTTGGCGAGCTTGGGTTCTTCCAGTGGGTTGTATAGGGTTGGTGGTTCCGCTGATGTAGAAGGGGTGGCTCAGTGTGTCGGGGATTTGAGTAATGGCAAGTGTCAAGATTGTGTGACGGAGGCGATTGGACGGTTGAAAAGTGATTGCGGCGGTGCGGTGTTTGGAGATATGTTTTTGGCCAAGTGTTATGCAAGGTATTCAACGAGTGGAGCTCATGCTTATGCTACTTCTCATCATCATG ATGGGCATGATGAAGCCGAGAAGACATTTGCAATAATAATTGGATTATTAGCTGGTGTTGCACTCATTATCATATTCTTAACTTTCATGAGAAAAGCTTTCGGCCGAAACG GTAAATAA